The following proteins are encoded in a genomic region of Triticum dicoccoides isolate Atlit2015 ecotype Zavitan chromosome 1B, WEW_v2.0, whole genome shotgun sequence:
- the LOC119312657 gene encoding ethylene-responsive transcription factor RAP2-3-like translates to MPPRRQGPSGYRGVRERPNGWYSAEIRSGNVRLGLGSFRTAHEAARAYDAAAWRLERPPSQMNFRDVHTREQAQRVAPPPRLITDQDHADHVRLQRCLLFIEEDERAMVEWRQRHPEDVAAENAFWAERTARRRAERANMRRRKALAISQCDIVEASRTSIFSPNDDRWDDMWLDTSDNTTEDDDDDDWE, encoded by the coding sequence atgccgccacgCCGCCAGGGACCTTCGGGCTACCGCGGTGTCCGCGAGCGCCCCAACGGCTGGTACTCTGCCGAGATCCGGTCCGGCaacgtccggctcggcctcggctcaTTCCGGACCGCGCACGAGGCAGCTCGTGCGTACGACGCAGCGGCGTGGCGCTTGGAGAGGCCCCCATCGCAGATGAACTTTCGGGACGTCCACACGCGCGAGCAGGCGCAACGCGTCGCCCCTCCGCCTCGTCTGATCACGGACCAGGACCATGCGGACCACGTTCGGCTGCAGCGCTGCCTCCTCTTCAtcgaggaggacgagcgagccatggtGGAGTGGCGCCaacgccacccggaggacgtcgccgcCGAGAACGCCTTctgggcggagaggacggcaaggcgccgcgCGGAGCGTGCCAACATGCGTCGGCGCAAGGCACTGGCCATATCGCAGTGCGATATCGTTGAGGCAAGCAGGACGTCGATCTTCTCCCCTAACGATGACCGTTGGGATGACATGTGGCTCGATACCTCGGACAACACCaccgaggatgatgatgatgacgactggGAGTAG